In Zingiber officinale cultivar Zhangliang chromosome 1A, Zo_v1.1, whole genome shotgun sequence, a genomic segment contains:
- the LOC122020660 gene encoding venom phosphodiesterase 2-like: MGSVPFSISTPPSPAQPIGVEYDPSNQTTALLSAVASDSSSGLRRSNTTYLVSAFVVVTCASVAVAAAFAFLLLPSSSPAAADQDSASDLSHAARPLAKLSRPVVLLVSSDGFRYGYQFKTDAPNIRRLIANGTEAAPGLISVFPTLTFPNHYSIVTGLYPPYHGIINNHFIDPISGASFTMKSNEPEWWLGEPLWETVVDHGFHAATFFWPGSQVKKGRWDCPPRFCRHYDGSVPFEHRVDTILSYFDLPSYEIPVFMTLYFEDPDKQGHKVGADDPEITAAVTRIDDMIGRLIVGLEKRGIFEDVTIILLGDHGMVGTCDKKLIFLDALSPWIKIPRDWVESTSPLLAIRPPADVAPSEVVAKMNEALSSGKVEHGNYLKMYLKEDLPERLHYSASYRIPPIIGLLAEGYKVELEKTKDCECGGAHGYDNALFSMRTIFIAHGPQFARGRKIPSFENIEIYNVITSILKLKGAPNNGSESFPSTVLLANA, from the coding sequence ATGGGTTCTGTTCCCTTTTCAATATCGACTCCTCCCTCTCCTGCCCAGCCCATAGGAGTTGAATATGATCCTTCCAACCAGACCACCGCTCTTCTCTCCGCCGTCGCCTCCGATTCCTCTTCGGGCCTCCGCCGATCTAACACCACCTACCTCGTCTCTGCCTTCGTGGTCGTCACCTGCGCCTCCGTGGCTGTCGCGGCCGCTTTCGCCTTCCTCTTATTGCCCTCCTCCTCCCCCGCTGCTGCAGACCAAGATTCCGCCTCTGATCTGTCGCACGCCGCGCGGCCACTCGCCAAGCTCTCCCGCCCCGTCGTTCTACTCGTATCCTCCGACGGGTTCCGCTACGGTTACCAGTTCAAGACCGACGCGCCCAACATCCGCCGCCTGATCGCCAATGGCACCGAGGCGGCGCCCGGGCTCATATCGGTCTTTCCCACCCTCACCTTCCCAAATCACTACTCCATCGTCACCGGCCTCTACCCGCCCTACCACGGCATCATCAACAATCACTTCATCGACCCGATCTCTGGCGCCTCCTTCACGATGAAGAGCAACGAACCGGAGTGGTGGCTCGGGGAGCCGCTCTGGGAGACTGTCGTCGACCACGGGTTCCACGCCGCCACCTTCTTCTGGCCCGGATCCCAAGTCAAAAAGGGGCGTTGGGATTGCCCTCCCAGATTCTGCAGGCATTACGACGGCTCGGTGCCGTTCGAGCATCGCGTGGACACCATCTTGAGCTACTTCGATCTCCCAAGCTATGAGATACCCGTGTTCATGACCCTTTACTTCGAGGACCCAGATAAGCAAGGGCACAAGGTCGGTGCGGACGATCCAGAGATCACCGCTGCAGTAACTCGAATCGACGACATGATCGGGAGATTGATCGTCGGCCTGGAGAAAAGGGGGATCTTCGAGGACGTGACCATAATCTTGTTAGGTGATCATGGAATGGTGGGAACTTGTGATAAAAAACTGATCTTTCTTGATGCTCTGTCTCCGTGGATCAAAATTCCCCGAGACTGGGTCGAGTCCACTAGTCCTTTGTTGGCAATTCGCCCGCCTGCCGACGTGGCGCCGTCGGAAGTGGTGGCGAAGATGAACGAGGCACTGAGTTCAGGCAAGGTGGAACACGGAAATTATTTAAAGATGTACCTGAAAGAGGATTTGCCAGAGAGGCTCCATTACTCGGCGAGCTACAGGATTCCGCCCATAATTGGATTGCTGGCGGAAGGCTACAAGGTGGAACTGGAGAAGACGAAAGACTGCGAGTGCGGTGGCGCTCATGGCTATGACAACGCATTATTCTCCATGAGGACAATTTTTATTGCGCACGGTCCTCAGTTTGCAAGGGGAAGGAAGATTCCATCTTTTGAGAATATAGAGATTTACAATGTGATCACCTCCATTCTGAAGCTGAAGGGTGCTCCCAACAATGGATCGGAATCGTTTCCTAGCACTGTTCTTCTCGCAAATGCTTGA